A window of the Brassica napus cultivar Da-Ae chromosome C5, Da-Ae, whole genome shotgun sequence genome harbors these coding sequences:
- the LOC125586980 gene encoding thioredoxin M4, chloroplastic — MASLLDSVTVTRVFSLPITSSISPASKVPSISARRISPVPEFRGLKASWRSSVTQSASLGTNLGSRFARGGRIVCEAQDTTAAAVEVPNISDSEWQTQVLESDVPVLVEFWAPWCGPCRMIHPIVDQLARDFAGKFKFYKINTDESPNTANRYGIRSVPTVIIFKDGEKKDSIIGAVPKETLEKTIERFVVE; from the exons ATGGCTTCCTTGCTCGATTCCGTCACCGTTACCCGCGTGTTTTCTCTTCCGATCACTTCCTCGATTTCACCTGCTTCAAAGGTTCCGTCAATCTCTGCCCGGAGGATTTCTCCCGTTCCGGAATTCAGAGGTTTGAAAGCTTCCTGGAGGAGTTCGGTGACTCAGTCAGCGAGTCTTGGTACGAATCTCGGATCCCGATTCGCTCGTGGTGGTAGAATCGTCTGCGAGGCTCAGGACACCACTGCCGCCGCCGTCGAAG TACCAAACATCTCTGACTCAGAATGGCAAACACAGGTTCTCGAGTCAGATGTACCAGTATTGGTCGAGTTTTGGGCACCGTGGTGTGGACCTTGCCGTATGATTCACCCCATTGTTGACCAACTGGCCAGGGATTTCGCAGGCAAGTTCAAATTCTACAAAATCAACACCGACGAGAGCCCAAACACAGCCAACCGTTACGGGATACGCAGCGTTCCTACCGTGATCATATTCAAAGACGGTGAGAAGAAAGACAGTATCATCGGAGCTGTCCCTAAAGAGACGTTGGAGAAAACTATAGAAAGATTCGTGGTCGAGtaa